A genomic segment from Mustela lutreola isolate mMusLut2 chromosome 15, mMusLut2.pri, whole genome shotgun sequence encodes:
- the SMTNL2 gene encoding smoothelin-like protein 2 isoform X1, giving the protein MEPGPEAEEARTVREALGRYEAALEGAVRALHEDMQGLQRGVERRVAEALRLAGPLARTVADLQRDNQRLQAQLERLTRQVEALGTGPSPAAGTPGTPSPPPGVPGRAPRLGTARFASHATFSLSGRSQSLDHQDEAGEPEARKASDVIENGHQPGGGLGEGPPETAQTFPAPEPPKPRPVSLSLRLPHQPVTAVTRVSERFSGETSATALSPTSAAVLGVPSLSPSEPTMAWTPGPSAEKSPCVPRSGAGCAAALAGRDGDSPPLATPPRLPPSPPPPATAQARRRELVRSQTLPRTSGAQARKALFEKWEQDTAGKGKGEARAKLKRSQSFGVASASSIKQLLLEWCRKKTLGYQHVDLQNFSSSWSDGMAFCALVHSFFPDAFDYGALSPAQRQKNFELAFTMAENLANCERLIEVEDMMVMGHRPDPMCVFTYVQSLYNHLRRFE; this is encoded by the exons ATGGAGCCGGGACCCGAGGCCGAGGAGGCGCGCACGGTGCGGGAGGCGCTGGGCCGCTACGAGGCGGCGCTGGAGGGCGCGGTGCGCGCGCTGCACGAGGACATGCAGGGGCTGCAGCGCGGCGTGGAGCGGCGCGTGGCCGAGGCGCTGCGCCTAGCCGGCCCGCTAGCGCGCACCGTGGCCGACCTGCAGCGAGATAACCAGCGGCTGCAGGCGCAGCTCGAGCGCCTGACGCGGCAGGTGGAGGCTCTGGGGACCGGCCCGTCCCCCGCGGCCGGCACTCCGGGCACGCCCAGCCCTCCGCCTGGGGTCCCCGGCCGCGCGCCCCGCCTGGGCACCGCGCGCTTCGCCAGCCACGCCACCTTCTCGCTGTCCGGCCGCAGCCAG AGCCTGGACCACCAGGACGAAGCCGGCGAACCAGAGGCGCGGAAAGCCTCGGACGTCATCGAGAACGGGCACCAGCCAGGGGGAG GTCTGGGTGAAGGACCCCCGGAAACTGCCCAAACCTTCCCGGCTCCAGAGCCTCCGAAGCCGCGTCCCGTGAGCCTCTCGTTGCGGCTGCCCCACCAGCCCGTCACAGCCGTCACGCGGGTCTCGGAGAGGTTCTCCGGGGAGACCTCGGCCACAGCTCTCTCACCCACGTCTGCTGCCGTCCTGGGGGTGCCCAGCCTGAGCCCCAGTGAGCCCACCATGGCCTGGACTCCCGGTCCCAGTG CAGAGAAGAGCCCTTGTGTCCCGCGGTCTGGTGCCGGCTGTGCGGCAGCACTGGCAGGCAGGGACGGCGACAG CCCACCCCTGGCAACGCCGCCCCGGTTGCCCCCATCCCCCCCGCCGCCAGCCACGGCCCAGGCCCGGCGCAGGGAGCTGGTGAGGTCGCAGACGCTGCCCCGCACGTCGGGGGCGCAGGCCCGGAAGGCCTTGTTTGAGAAGTGGGAGCAGGACACCGCGGGCAA GGGCAAAGGCGAGGCACGGGCCAAGCTGAAGCGGTCCCAGAGCTTCGGGGTGGCCAGCGCCAGCAGCATCAAGCAGCTCCTGCTGGAGTGGTGTCGCAAGAAGACGCTTGGCTACCAG CATGTGGACCTGCAGAACTTCTCCTCCAGCTGGAGCGACGGGATGGCCTTCTGCGCCCTGGTGCACTCCTTCTTCCCTGACGCCTTTGACTACGGTGCCCTGAGCCCGGCGCAGCGGCAGAAGAACTTTGAGCTGGCCTTTACCATGGCTGA GAACCTGGCCAACTGCGAGCGGCTCATCGAGGTGGAGGACATGATGGTGATGGGCCACAGGCCGGACCCCATGTGTGTCTTCACCTACGTCCAGTCACTGTACAACCACCTGCGTCGCTTTGAATGA
- the SMTNL2 gene encoding smoothelin-like protein 2 isoform X2, with translation MEPGPEAEEARTVREALGRYEAALEGAVRALHEDMQGLQRGVERRVAEALRLAGPLARTVADLQRDNQRLQAQLERLTRQVEALGTGPSPAAGTPGTPSPPPGVPGRAPRLGTARFASHATFSLSGRSQSLDHQDEAGEPEARKASDVIENGHQPGGGLGEGPPETAQTFPAPEPPKPRPVSLSLRLPHQPVTAVTRVSERFSGETSATALSPTSAAVLGVPSLSPSEPTMAWTPGPSEKSPCVPRSGAGCAAALAGRDGDSPPLATPPRLPPSPPPPATAQARRRELVRSQTLPRTSGAQARKALFEKWEQDTAGKGKGEARAKLKRSQSFGVASASSIKQLLLEWCRKKTLGYQHVDLQNFSSSWSDGMAFCALVHSFFPDAFDYGALSPAQRQKNFELAFTMAENLANCERLIEVEDMMVMGHRPDPMCVFTYVQSLYNHLRRFE, from the exons ATGGAGCCGGGACCCGAGGCCGAGGAGGCGCGCACGGTGCGGGAGGCGCTGGGCCGCTACGAGGCGGCGCTGGAGGGCGCGGTGCGCGCGCTGCACGAGGACATGCAGGGGCTGCAGCGCGGCGTGGAGCGGCGCGTGGCCGAGGCGCTGCGCCTAGCCGGCCCGCTAGCGCGCACCGTGGCCGACCTGCAGCGAGATAACCAGCGGCTGCAGGCGCAGCTCGAGCGCCTGACGCGGCAGGTGGAGGCTCTGGGGACCGGCCCGTCCCCCGCGGCCGGCACTCCGGGCACGCCCAGCCCTCCGCCTGGGGTCCCCGGCCGCGCGCCCCGCCTGGGCACCGCGCGCTTCGCCAGCCACGCCACCTTCTCGCTGTCCGGCCGCAGCCAG AGCCTGGACCACCAGGACGAAGCCGGCGAACCAGAGGCGCGGAAAGCCTCGGACGTCATCGAGAACGGGCACCAGCCAGGGGGAG GTCTGGGTGAAGGACCCCCGGAAACTGCCCAAACCTTCCCGGCTCCAGAGCCTCCGAAGCCGCGTCCCGTGAGCCTCTCGTTGCGGCTGCCCCACCAGCCCGTCACAGCCGTCACGCGGGTCTCGGAGAGGTTCTCCGGGGAGACCTCGGCCACAGCTCTCTCACCCACGTCTGCTGCCGTCCTGGGGGTGCCCAGCCTGAGCCCCAGTGAGCCCACCATGGCCTGGACTCCCGGTCCCAGTG AGAAGAGCCCTTGTGTCCCGCGGTCTGGTGCCGGCTGTGCGGCAGCACTGGCAGGCAGGGACGGCGACAG CCCACCCCTGGCAACGCCGCCCCGGTTGCCCCCATCCCCCCCGCCGCCAGCCACGGCCCAGGCCCGGCGCAGGGAGCTGGTGAGGTCGCAGACGCTGCCCCGCACGTCGGGGGCGCAGGCCCGGAAGGCCTTGTTTGAGAAGTGGGAGCAGGACACCGCGGGCAA GGGCAAAGGCGAGGCACGGGCCAAGCTGAAGCGGTCCCAGAGCTTCGGGGTGGCCAGCGCCAGCAGCATCAAGCAGCTCCTGCTGGAGTGGTGTCGCAAGAAGACGCTTGGCTACCAG CATGTGGACCTGCAGAACTTCTCCTCCAGCTGGAGCGACGGGATGGCCTTCTGCGCCCTGGTGCACTCCTTCTTCCCTGACGCCTTTGACTACGGTGCCCTGAGCCCGGCGCAGCGGCAGAAGAACTTTGAGCTGGCCTTTACCATGGCTGA GAACCTGGCCAACTGCGAGCGGCTCATCGAGGTGGAGGACATGATGGTGATGGGCCACAGGCCGGACCCCATGTGTGTCTTCACCTACGTCCAGTCACTGTACAACCACCTGCGTCGCTTTGAATGA